GATGCAGAAGCCGCCGTCGCCGCACAGGTGGGGCTTTGCGCACTCGTTCAGGTCTGAGCGGGAGGAAGGGGGCGCGAGGGGAATGCAAGGCGGCGGAGGGGGTGACATGCGGTCGGGAGAGCCCCTCGGGTCCGCCGATCCCCgggcccgcccccggccccggccACGCCCCCGGCCACTCCGTGCTCACCCACGCAAGAGCGCCCCCCGGCGCCGACGTGCAGGCGGTAGCCTCGGTTGCAGTGGCAGTTGTAGGAACCGCCGGTGTTCATGCAGATGCCCCGCCCGGCGCCGCAAGGCTCCGCCTCGCATTCGTTCACGTCTGAGAAGGGCGCGCAGGTGGGGAGACGTCACACGACGGTCGGGAGCCAGGGCCGCCGCCGCGCTACCCACTCTCCACGCTCACCCACGCAATAGCGGTGCTGCGGATGCGACCGGTAGCCGGGATTGCAATGGCAGGAATAGTCCGAGGGTCCCGGGACGCACTCTCCGTGGCCACAGATGTTCTGGTTCAGTCGGCACTCGTCCGTCTCTGCGGGGGGCGCCCGGGGGAAAAGGGCGGCAGGTCAGAGGGGGCAGGCAGGGAGCAGTCACTTTCTGCCACATTCCCAGGGAAGAACTGGACACCCCATCACTCTCGACGCCGATAACTGAGCCTGGTCGCACTATGAGTTCAGATCTCCATACAGCCATGCCCCCCATCCTAGGATTCCCTACACCTCCATCACAGATAACCGCAAAATCACAACCCCAAGTAGCCCCAAACCATGATCCCAGGTCCCTGGCATCCCCACCTCCTCAAGTTCAGGACCCTTGATACTTCTGTCTCCACTTACTATACTCTGACTCCAGTCACCTCAACACCTCAAACTCTGTCGCCTCAATCACACCAATATCCTCCAGACAAGTGAACCAACACCCCTTGCCTTAGAGACCTGCCCACCTCCCCCCAATTCCAGAAGTTTTCCTCCCCCTCTCAAGGCAGGCAGGAGCTAGTTTCCTGGGAACCCTGGCTGGAACAGGTGATCAGACTCAGGAAGCCTCCTTACCTTCTTTCCTAGTATTCACAGtactccctgcctcccacctcttCCTCCTTGTGGCCCCTCCCCTGAACCCTGCCCTAGGAAGCCCCAGGAAGCCCTGGCGGCTGAACTCCACTCCCTCCCAAACACACCTGGCCAGTGGGCTCTTGCAGGCTGTTCTCTCTGCTTAGAGTGACTCTCCCTAGTCTCCTTAACACCCCATCCTCTGATAAGTGTCCCCAAGTgcctctttctccacattcccaCAGCCCCCAGGCTGTCACTGGGTTATCCCAGCCTGTGCAGATTTCCTGGGCAGCCATCTTCCACTAGGAGCTCATCTAGCCTCCAGTTTTCAATTGGGTTGGTGGCTTCCTTGTGGCTGGAGTCCAACCAGACATGGGCTTGAATCCGGCTCAACTGTGTGACCTGGGATCAGCTACTGAACCTCtcttagcctcagttttctcatctggaaaatgaggcTAGCCGTGCCCACTTCACAGAGGTCAAGAAAGTTAAATGGTATTTAGTATGTAAAACTCTCCAGTCAGTGCCTGGCCCAGGGCAACTGTTCAGCCATAGCTAGCAATTATTATGATGCCCCAAACCATGCAGACACTTCCCACAGCCTTTGGGATCAAATCCAAGCCTCTTAAAGCTCCCTGAGCTGGCCCTCTCCTAGTTCAGAAACACTGATCTATGTGTGGTTTCTCTCTTCTCCATGAAACCAGGGTTTCATGTTTCCATGCCTTTGCCCAAACTTCTGCCCAAACTGGAATGTCCTTTTCCCCAACCTGCTAGCCCATTTCTTTCCCACATTTTGTCGTTAATTTCTAACACTCTTAAAAGCTCTGTTCAGAAAGGCTTCTCTCATCGCCATTCTACATATGATCACAACACCCagacttccttccttcttctctgatTTACTTTTGCACAGCCCTTATGAGACACACTAGATTTGGACTCATTGATCTGTTTGCTGTCTGTCTATTCCACAAGGACAGggaatttttgtctgttttgtttattactgtgtccccagcacctaaACAGTGCCTGTGCAtagtaggtgctccataaatattcattgactgTGAATGCCTTCAGACTGGCCTGACCATCACACCACCCGGATCAGCTGAGGGCAGAGTGGCGTCTCAGAGTGTTGCACGCCGAGgcttccccagcccccagcccagggtCTGGCATACAGTAAGCCCTTGAGGGTGTCAGCCCTCCGGAAGGATTggaaggggtgagggaggagaAACTCTAAGTTGGAGGCGTGGCTTACCTGGGTCGTGACCTAGGTGGGCGGGTCTTACCTGTGACTTGAGTAGGGGCGATTTCCACCGCACTGCGGGACGGGGGCAAGTCGGGCAGGAACTGGGGCGGCGGGGGCCAGGAGATCAGCTCTGCGGGCAGCAGCACACGACCATCAGCGGGTGAGGAGGCTGAGAGAGCCGCCCCTCTCCCCGCAGGTCAGGGGGCCGGCAACTCCACACCCAGCTGCACCGCCCCCTGGTGCCTAAGCTGTGAACTTCCCCGTCAGTGACAGCCCTTGAGGACTGGTCCCTACAGGGCCCAGCTCACCCGGGTAGGGCCGGGCAGGAGATACGGTGACAGTCGGGTGGCTCTGCTGCGCTGACTGCTCTTCAATCACTGGCTGCGGGCGACAGCAGCGTGAACCCTCTGTGTCTCCTtggcctccccgcccctcccaccTGAGTTCTCATACTCACTGAGTCTGTGCTCACCCCTAGAAGGGAAGAAGATGGGGCCATTAAGTGTTGGGCTGGGAGAAGGGAGTCAAGTCTGGGATTGGCAGTTGGACATGTGTGGTCAGAGTCCCTAAGAGTTCAACGATCATGTCTCTGGGTCAAGCATCAAGGATTAGATCCTGATGTCTGGGAATGTTTTCATCACAGGTCAGTGAAGCGATGGCTGGACAAGGTCCTCAGCTTGGGAGCTTATAGCCAGGGTCAAATCCCTGAGTCAGGGGTCAGAGGGTCAGATCTAGAGGCAGCATTTGAGCTGCATTAGTGTCCTGATCTGGAAATCAAAAGTGTCTTGGTGTCAGAGGATTGAACCTGGAGGGCAATAAATGATCAAATCCCGTGGCTCAGGGGTGACATCCTGGGCTTAGTTACAACACTGGTTAGGGGTCAGAGTGTCAGCTCCGGGGGCCAATGCTAGTCTGGGATTAGGAGCTAGAGGTTAGACTTGGGTCCTGTGGGTCAAAGGTCAAGGTGTCAGACCTAGGGGTTCTGCAACTGTCAGGAAACAGGAGGGATCGGGCCagacctctctcttcctctgtgtcCTCAGGTGGTGGTGCCCGGCTGGGGCTCTCGGGCAGCTGCTGGGGCTTGGGTGGCCCATCGGGGTGCAGGAAAAGGGAAAAGTCACTTTCGCCCTGAATGGTGAGCGTCTGGTGGGAGGTGAGGATGTGGTACCCCTTCCCAGCTGGGCAGATCTCCTTGAAGGCAGCTGTGGCCAGAGCAAGAGGCAGGCAAGTGAGCCCTTCCTGGAGAAGCAGGCTCACAGACAGCCCCCCAGCCTCAAAGGCCCCTGGCTCACCAGTGCCATCAGCTGGGCAGCGCTGGCACCTGGCACCCCAGGCCTTGCCGACACTGCAGCAGCAGAGTTGGCGGGTGAGGCGTGTGGTCAGGGGGTGCTGGCACTGGTGTTCAGGGCTCACCAGGCGGAAACACAGGCTCTTCTCCTCCGGCTTGTCCGCTGCAGGGGCCAGTGATGGGCATGGGCATCTGGGCCTGAACGCTGCCCACGCCCCTCTTCCCAGCTGCCCCAGACCTCACCTCTTTGGCACAGGAGGCCTTGATTCTCGTGTTGTCCCTGACCCTGAATTCATTTGACCCCTGAAACCTGTATTATTCTGACCTCATGTAATACCTGAAACTTCTGTGACCTCTGAACCCATTGAGCCCTGATTCTAGCTGCTCTAGACTTGATCCCTCCCACTCATCAAGCCCCTGGTCTCATATGACACTGCCTTCTCATAACCCCTGACCCCATGTGACCTCTTACTCCAGATCTCATGCAACTCCTGAACCCACTGATCCCTGACCCCATCTGTTTTAGATCTTGCTCCTCTAGCAGTCAACCCTTGACCCCACTCTGACCTCTGTGATCTCTGATCCTTACTGTTTGGAGCCTTACCCTCCACCCATACTTGGTGACCTCCAAGGACCCCCGAGTCTCACCAATGCACTGTGTGCGGGAGGGGCCCAAGCTATGGCCAGGTGGGCAGACACAGCGATAGGAACCAGGGTTGTTGAGGCAGTCACCATGGCGACACATGCCTGGCATCGCGCACTCATTGATGTCTGCGGTAATAAGTGAGAGTTTGGTCCCTCCAGGCTGGGGCCACAAGGTGACAGCGATCTGCtccaggaacctcagggttctaccccagccccgcctccttccttcccccccccccccccagtgaCAACTGGCCCATACCCTGGCAGTGTGTGCTGTTGAGCCTCTTGTAGCCCTGGGGGCAGTCAGTGCCCATCTCCCCACGTACAGGCCCTGGCTTCTGCACCCCTGTGTCTGTGGagagaggagagcatggcaggaGAGGACACGGGGGCTGCAGAGAGGGAAGAGACCGCactgggtgggggagtggggtaCTGAGGGGATCCGGGTGGCATCCAGCTGCAGGGATGGGAGGGGCTGGGTGAGGGTGTGCCCCGTGGGGAGGGCAGAGATCTCACCGAGCCAGGGCACTCACACTGCAGCTGGGGGCACTTGTGGCACTTGCTCTGGCCCCAAGCGGTGCCGATGCTCCCGCAGCAGTCTTCCTGCTTGGTGAGGCCCGGGAGGGGGTTGCTGCCACACTAGGGAGAGGAGTGTGGACAGGGGTGACAGGCTGCCCAGCCCTCACCTGGCCTCCCTCCTCGggcccttttcctcctccccccacTCAACCTGCAGGACACCCTCCAGTTTTGAGCAAACCCGGTGGATTGGAACAGGGCGGCCCTGAGAGGCGTCTATGGGTTCACTCACTGGTTGCTTGGGCAGCGTGTCCTGGAAGCAACGGCCCAGGGGCTTCTGGGTGGGTGGCCGGGGATGCGCGGGCTTGGGGTGCGGCAGCAGGTGCTGGGAGGGGGCCGGGCCCTCGGCGTTGGGCCCTTCAATGCGGTGCACTTGGACTGAGGCCTCGGCCGGGTGGTGGACGCGCACGTTCACCACGGGGGGCGGGGCCTGCACTGGGGGGCGGGGCACGGCGGCTTCAGGGCTGCCCCGCAGCGCCGGATGGCAGGTGGTGGCGAGGAGCTCCTCCAGGGCTGGCCCCGCCCGGGTCCTGCCCACCCCGGCCAGTGCCCGCCCACCTCGGCCTCCCGGGGTCTGCCCGTTGCCTGGTACCTTCCGCTGAGATCTGTCCTGGCCCGAGGGGCACCAGGAACGTCGCATGCTGGGCAGGAGGCCCCTCCCCGGGCCCTGGTGGATCGGCGATCACCTGGACCGCGTACATGGCGTGCTTGCTGGCCACAGACTCGCCTTCTGGAGCCAGGGGCGGCAGCGCGCCCGTGGACAGGGCCCCGGCCCGGCCAAGCCCAGGGCCTGAGCCGCCAGCGCCTCCGCCAGCTCCTCCAGCCGGCACCTGGCAGAAGCGACCCGTGAAGTCCGGGGGACACAGGCACTGGTTTCGCGAGGAGCACTGGCCGCCGTTCATACAGGGCAGGGGGCACACCACTGGGGAGGAGAGGTGGGTCAGGGCCCAGGCAGACCCCTGTGGCCAGCGCCCAGACCCAGTCCCTCACCCACATCCTGtctcttctttcccctcctccctactTCCAAGCCACCCACTGGTTCTGTCCTCCCTGGGAAGCTGGCCTTAGTAACacatcagatacacacacatgctaCCCTCTAGGTCCCCCAACATCCTTATACCCTAGGGGCCACTGGCATCTTGAACTTGCATCCTAGCTAGGAGACCCTGTGCCAGCTGCGTGACCCTGAGCGACTGACTTCCCCTCCCAGgcctgtgtcctcatctgtaGGGCGGTCCCATCTATTAAATGAAGCAAGGCCTGTCCAAAACTCTGCACAGTGCCCAGTGCACAGAGCGTGTTtaataagcagcagcagcagctgatgatGGTGATGGACTAGCCTTTCCCTCCCCTTGGGCCTTTCCTGGACACCCAGTCTCTATCTGGTGCCTCCTCCTTGCCCCTCAGTCCTTCCCCTGACTCAGCCCCCTCTGggctctccctccctctgttcAGCCATCCCAGGGCCTGCACCTCACCACTGCCAACTTGAGCTGTACTCCGCTGGGACCTCTCTTAAGCAACTCCACCCAGGGGACCCTGTCAGAAATCAGCATTCTGCCTCCCCACCTCTTCTTGGCCTTGGACCACCACTGGGATCCCTGCCTGCCCGGTCATTCATAACTGAGTCTTGAGGCTCCAGtctcccctgctcccaccccagcCAGTTCTGGCCTCTGTAATGTCTCATAATccatcttccctcctccccatgccccctgcccctcccctgcctgtCCACGTCCCAAGCACCCTCAGAGAAACTTGCCTCGGGTAAAGCTCCGGCTCAGTCACAGCCCTGCTCCCAGCTAGCTTCCCTGCTTGCTCTCCGTGGCCCAGAAGGAACCGTCTTTCGGCCCATCCCCGTCTGCTCTTTCCATGTGCACCCTACGCTCCAGGACTCATCTCCTGTTTCCTACAAACGTGCCACGTCTTCTGCTTCCCTGCCTTGACCCATGCCATTTCTGCCCACTCAGAGCCTAGTCCCCATCTGTGCATATTCACATCATATccttccagcccctcccccaggaggAGAGCCCTTCCTCACATCCCACCCACCCTCTGCCTCAGCTCTGGGTGCCAGAGGAGGTGCTGGGGGAATGAATGAAGGAGTGAATTCAGGGAGCTGATGggatgtctgtctgtctgtctgtcacaCACTCACATCTGAAATCCAGCCTTGGGGACCTGTGCTTGTGCACCAAGCCCAGCCCCTCTCCGGCCCCTCCCCCAGGACTGCCCTCACTTGCCAGGATGGGGAAGTAGGGGTGCTGCCCCCTGGACACCTGGAGGGCCTCAGAGGGATGGCCCACATGCAAGGCCACCGGGGCCTGGCTACGAGcatcccagcccagcccagcccagcccatccTGCTTGGCCTCTGGGGGCCAGATTCTCAGGGCAGAAGGGGTGTGtcctgggctgggggaggcaggatcctctccttcctgcctcccagtGAGTCACCCACAGCGGTGAGGGTGACCTCCCAGTGACACCCGCCCACTGTGGCCTGGGCACCGAGCCTGAGGGATGTGGGCAGCACGGATGGAGACAGCAGCCTGGGCAGGATGGCCGGGGGCTTGGGAGGCCGGGCCCAGGGACACTCACATGCACAGTcatctcatcacacacacacatgcacagactcATTCTGACACCAACACAGGCTTACATAAACACTCCCATAGTCACTGCAGACGTGCACCCAAGATAACACAAAGAAACCTGTACTTGAGCCCAGTGTGCCAGCCCAAAGCCCGGGCATACCCCTGCGTGTATGCCATGTgtaagcacgcatgcacacatctTATGAGAAGCGTGAGCCACATCTGTGGGGTTCCTCAGATCTGTAGTGGCTATGTGAGTATAGGAGTGTGTGAGAGGGGCTGTTTTGCTGGTGCCATCGTGGGCCTAGCCTAATTACCCTGTCCAGGAGGGTAATTACTGCTGGGACACCTCCCCCAGCCTGGCCCACAGGGCCCTGGGGGAGGAGCGCCgagccccaggcctggccctttgAAGAGCGATGTTGGGAGAAGGGTGGGCTCCAGGACCAGGGGGAGTTTTCAGGGTTTGGGGAGTTGGGGGTAGACTCTGAGGCGGAACTGTTCAGAGCTTCTGGGGGAAGCACAGATGGGGCATCAGGAAAAGGAGAGACCGAGGATCCAAGCCAGCCCCTACCTCCAGGCCTGTGCCCCACTTGTTAGGCCTCAACGCCCCTCCCCTCTAAGACCTCGCCAGTAACTAATTCCCTCACTCCCAGCCTGAgcttggctcctcctcccaggGAATGCAGGTGTCTACCGCTGGCAGGCCCTACTTGagacattttttaaagacttttcctgtttctttcaccGAGTCTGTTTCTAGGGGGAATACTTAACCCTTCTCTGAGACCTGGGCCAGCTGGCATCCCCGCAAAAGCCCCTGCCTGTCGACCTCGACTCCCTCTCAGAACCCAGCACTTTCCTAGAAGCCTGTGCCATCCAGGGCACCAGCATGACCCCACACCTTAGGCCTCAACCCCAACCCAAAGCTGTGAAGTCCAGGCTTCCACGCAGCCCTCCCAACCGCGACCCCAGCACTCCAGCCTCCCAAGACCCCTGAAGCCCCTGGGGCCCGCGGCCCTCCGGTTCCGCTCTCTGAACCCACGGTCGCCAGGGTCACAAGGCCTCCGCTGCCATGTCTCCCACGTGGGCTCCGGGAGCTGGCCTTCCCCGCGCCCCCCGCCCGCGCCCCCGGCCCTCACCCACGCGGAAGCCGGAGCCCGTGAGCGTGTCGGTGCTGTGGCCGTTCTCTCCGATGAGCGTCATGTTGGAGCCCTTCTGACAACTGTCCCGACACTGGCCCTTGAGACAGGTCCGCTTGCAGATCACCGGCGCAAAGACCACCTTGAAGCGCTCGCGGGCCagcgccccgcccccgccagcGCCCCTCTCGCCCGCCGGCCCCCCCTCGGCCCCGCCGCCCgggcccagcagcagcagcagcagcagcgccagcagccccgccgcccccgccccgcgcaTCTCAGGGGCCAGGCCGCCAGCAGCCCCACGGGGCCCGGGCATCCGGGGCCGCAGGACCCGGGGGGGCGCGCCCGGGCGGGGGCGATGGTCCCGACGCCCGAGGGGGATAAGCAAGCCGGGAGCCCCGGGAGAGGCGCAGAGAGGGCAGCGAGGGACAGGATGGGAGGAAGCGCGCGTGGAGGGGACTGCAGGCGCGGGCGCGGGCCCAGTGAGAGGCAGAGAGATGGAGGCTGGACCGCGGGGAGCCCAGAAACTTCCACCGCCCCGGGAAGGAGCCCAGCCACGAGCCGGGGCCGGGGGCCTGCGGAGGCCCAAACGTGAGGCCGGAGCGAGGAGGCCGGAGCAAGTTGAGGCGGAGAGGAGGAGCGAGGGGAGAGGAAGGCCGGGCGGCCGGCCCGCTCCGCGCCTCCCCCGGCCGGGCTGGGCTCCCGCGGCCGCCGGGAAGCAGGGAGCGCGCGGGGCGGACGCAGGGAGAAGTGAGCAGTTGTTTTCCCTGGCTGGAGCGCGGCGCGGCGGCGGCGAGGGGGGCTGGGACGCTGGCCCCGGGCCAGGGAGacagtttttttctgtttaaagcgTCGTCGCTGCCGCCTGGGGGAGCGAGGGTGTGCGGGCGGGTGGAGGCTAGGGGGGGCGGTCCCTGCCCCAGATGCCCGCCCCGCCGGAACCCGCCGCCGCCGCGCTGGGCCCGCTCCAGCGAGCCCTCACCTGGGACCGCTGGCCGCCCCGCCGGATTCCTCCGGGCGGGGCCAGGAGGCCCGCGCCCACCTCCGCCCCGTAGCATCCAAGTGGGAAACCGAGGCTGGAGGCGGAAGATGGGCCGGGCCCGGGGGTCGCGCGGCTGGTAGGAGGCCAGGTGGGGctggaacccagggctcccagcccTGGCCCAGCCTCCTTTGCACATGCGGGGGTCTCACCACCCCTCAGTCACTTCTCATGAGTACCGGTCCACCCCTGCCCACTAGGACTCGAGGAGGGAGTACCCCTTCACCATGCCCTCCGTGGGAGTCCCAGGAAGAAGTCCTTGGGGTCCTGAAGAAGAGTAGATAGAGCAAAGTTTGAAATCCAGCTTGCCTGCCAACCCCCAGTAAATGGCTTCCCGGTGCCcaccctgcccccgcccctccgCCTTGTCTGGCCGGGCTGGCTGGGCTGGCTCTGGGCCTCAGACACTCTGGAATCGCCAAGGTCTGAGCTCAGGGCCTGGCCCCCTTCCCAGGCTAACAGCCGGGAGGAGGGGAGTGATGCCtgagggcctggggctggggaggggcacaGCCGGGCCCCAGGGCAGGGTCTGGCAGGGACTGGGGAAGGGCCCTGAGTTGGGTCAAGGCTGGAGAGAAGCCAGGCCTGCCCACTGGTCTGGAAGGGAGGCCCTTGAGGGCTGCAGTGGCCTGGTGCCCAGGCCATATCACCGGGTACCTGGCCAGGGGAGACCCCCGATTCAGTCtctgactcacagaactcagcaGGGGGTGAGTATGACCAGGGTACCTCCAGAGCGGGTCACAGCCAAGACAGGGTGATACCCTCTCTCCAGGGGGAACAGGGGTTGCAGTCTGAAGGAAAAGGGGTTCAGGTACATGACTTGAGGTACACCTGTGTAAGTAACTCATGGCTTTAACTTTGAGGGTGGGCTTATTTGGGGTGACCGAGGGAGACTTTTTAGTGGACCCCTGCCCAAATTGCTCAGTGGGCTCAGGCCCTGTTCAGATAGACAGGTATTGGAGGAGTAAGATGCGGGGGGCAGTCCCGTGTCCCCAGGGGAGATAGGAGGGTATGTAGTATGGACAGCCCCCACACTCCCTCAGGGGGGTCTCTGGTCACACACTGAGGCCGGGAGTGGTACTGATGCTCACCACCTGCCAGGCATAGGGCTAAGCATTTTCCGGTCATTTTTCCCTCATACTCATCTGAACCTAACCCTCCTCTGCCTACAGTAAGATGTGACTCACCTTGGAACACAGCATAAACAAACTAGGGTTAGAGTCCtcatctctgagcctgttttttgACCTGTAAATGGGGATCTAGTCATTCGACAAACAAGGAACCTCTTgcatgctctttttaaaaaattaattaggcTTCGCCGGGTCCTAGTTGCGGCAGGGAACTTTgagttgcggcatgtggggtctagttccctgaccaggcatcaaactcaGGCCCTGagcattgggagcgtggaatcTTAACAACTGAACCACGGAAGTCCTCAACATGCACTTGTTAAAAGGTAGAACCAATCGCTGCTTTCCTGGAGCTTCTGTCCTGGAGGAGACAGATACTCGACAGATCAACCCACACCTGACTGAGGCTGTGCCAGAGGTCAGTGCTAAGACAGAGAAGAAGAGGGAGCTGGGAGCGAGAGCAGTGATGAGACCCGAAGTCCAGGAAGCCCCTCTGACAAAGGGACTTTTAAGCCAGGAGCTGAAGGAGGAGCAGGAGTTAACGGGTGTACAGTCCACCCAGCGTGGGGGGAAGGCTGGAGGAGGCCTGAGGGATTGAGGGGAATTTCGGAGGGGACAGTTGACACTGTCATGCCGGGATGGGGGTTAGGAAGAAGATTCATTTCTTCCAGGAGCTGAGACAGGGCCAGCGGAGCAACAGGGTGgggaggtagagagagagagagcatccGGAGGCGGAGGCGGGAGGCCTCGGTGAGGAGTCTTGAGTTTTATTTTCATCGCAGTGGAACTGTATCAGAGCAAGAAGGGTGTTCTTGCTATCTTCCCAGGAGAGACGTGGTGGAGATGTGTTTGGGGGTGGAATCCAGAGACTAGGTGAAGTGGAGGGTACCGGAGAGGCAAGTGGTATgaatgcttcccaggtgtctGCCTGAGCCCCCAGGTGGGTGAGGAATGTGACAGGGGAGAGGGAGACCCACAAAGGAGTGTGGGTTCTGTTTGCAACTTGCTGAGTTTGAGAtagagcctccctggtggctcagatggtaaagcgtctgcctgcaatgcaggagaccggggttcgatccctgagtcgggaagatcccctggagaaggaaatggcaatccgctccagtattcttgcctggaaaatcccatggatggaggagcctggtaggctatagtccatgggctcacaaagagttggacatgactgagcgttttagattggacatgactgagagtttGAGATGCTTGTGTCATCCAAGTGGAGACGTCTCAATCCAGATATGTGGAGCTCAGCCAGGATGCCCGCCCTGGAGACATGGGCTTGGTGTCCTCAGCACACACGGGCATTTATAGCCACGGGAAAGGAGGGGCTCTGCTGGGGAGAAGAGGGTCGGGGAGAAGAGGGTCAGGGAGAACCAGGGAGGTCTCCTCCCCCAGGTCACAGAGAGGAGGCAGAGTCTGATGTGACTCAGAGGAAGGAGCAGCTGGAGGAAGCTGAGGAAAGAAAACCAGGAGTGTGATGTCAGAGAGCCCAGAGAAGCAAGTGTTTTGGGAGGAGAGCATGGCCAAGGGTGTTTAATGCTGCTGACAGGAGGATGGAGGTAAGGCAGCCTCTGTTCCGGGACCGCTGAGGGGGCTGAGTGACCGGGAGCCATGAGGGCCAGCACCCAGCCCCATGCTTGGCATGCAGTGAGTACTCCATACATTTACTTACTGTCATTACCAGACTCCTTAAgctcatcagggcttccctgatagctcagtcggtaaagaatctgcctgcaatgcaggagaccccggtttgattcctgagtcaggaagatccgctggagaagggataggctacccactccagtattcttggcttccctgatagctcagttggtaaagaatccacctgcaatgcaggagacctgggtttgatccctgggttgggaagatcccctggagaagggaaaggctacccactccattattctggcctggagaattccatggactgttacagtccatggggtcacaaagagttggacacgactgagcaactttcagtttcacttaagCTTATCAGAGGCCCAGCTGGAAGCAGTCGGCACTGTTACGTGGGTTATGAACATTAACCGAAGCCTGGAGCCGCAgaagctggagctggagctgaaACGCGGGGTGGGGGGGCCTGCTCTCGGGAGCCTTGGCTTTCTATAGACACTGACAGTACTTGTCCTCCTGCAGCCAGCAGGGAGGGAGCTCTGGAAATCATATTCCTCCTGTCCAGCCCAGCCTCCCAGGGGCCAAACCCCAAAGGAAGTCTGTGGGCAGCGGGGCTGGGGAGGGCACAGGGCAGGCAGGGTTGGCCTCGGGGCGTGAGGCCTGGAGGACACAGATGCAGAGTGGATCCGCAGGGCTCACTGCAACGGCCCAACCAGGGAGTGTCCGTAGCTTGTCCTCCTTTTCtgtctgcatctcctgtgtcaccACACCCAGGCAGCCCAGGTTCTTGGAATCTACCAGCATGTCTCCCAGATGGAAGTTCTTCTATAAGTCCAAGGAGGCCATGACCTCTGTGCTCAGTGCAGATCACTTCGGCCACCTAATGGGTCTCCACACTGCCATTGCTTCCCAGTCCCATCCCTCCTCCACCTGATACAGGACTCACCTTTTAAAACCtcattccaggacttccctgctggtccagtggtt
The genomic region above belongs to Bos taurus isolate L1 Dominette 01449 registration number 42190680 breed Hereford chromosome 29, ARS-UCD2.0, whole genome shotgun sequence and contains:
- the LTBP3 gene encoding latent-transforming growth factor beta-binding protein 3 isoform X1 yields the protein MPGPRGAAGGLAPEMRGAGAAGLLALLLLLLLGPGGGAEGGPAGERGAGGGGALARERFKVVFAPVICKRTCLKGQCRDSCQKGSNMTLIGENGHSTDTLTGSGFRVVVCPLPCMNGGQCSSRNQCLCPPDFTGRFCQVPAGGAGGGAGGSGPGLGRAGALSTGALPPLAPEGESVASKHAMYAVQVIADPPGPGEGPPAQHATFLVPLGPGQISAEVQAPPPVVNVRVHHPAEASVQVHRIEGPNAEGPAPSQHLLPHPKPAHPRPPTQKPLGRCFQDTLPKQPCGSNPLPGLTKQEDCCGSIGTAWGQSKCHKCPQLQYTGVQKPGPVRGEMGTDCPQGYKRLNSTHCQDINECAMPGMCRHGDCLNNPGSYRCVCPPGHSLGPSRTQCIADKPEEKSLCFRLVSPEHQCQHPLTTRLTRQLCCCSVGKAWGARCQRCPADGTAAFKEICPAGKGYHILTSHQTLTIQGESDFSLFLHPDGPPKPQQLPESPSRAPPPEDTEEERGVSTDSPVIEEQSAQQSHPTVTVSPARPYPELISWPPPPQFLPDLPPSRSAVEIAPTQVTETDECRLNQNICGHGECVPGPSDYSCHCNPGYRSHPQHRYCVDVNECEAEPCGAGRGICMNTGGSYNCHCNRGYRLHVGAGGRSCVDLNECAKPHLCGDGGFCINFPGHYKCNCYPGYRLKASRPPVCEDIDECRDPSTCPDSKCENKPGSFKCIACLPGYRSQGGGACRDVNECAEGNPCSPGWCENLPGSFRCTCAQGYAPAQDGRSCLDVDECEAGDVCDNGICANTPGSFQCQCLSGYHLSRDRSRCEDINECDFPAACIGGDCINTNGSYRCLCPQGHRLVGGRKCQDIDECSQDPGLCLPHGACENLQGSYVCICDEGFTPTQDQHGCEEVEQPHHKKECYLNFDDTVFCDSVLATNVTQQECCCSLGAGWGDHCEIYPCPVYSSAEFHSLCPDGKGYTQDNNIVNYGIPAHRDIDECILFGAEICKEGKCVNTQPGYECYCQHGFYYDSNLLECVDVDECLDESNCRNGVCENTRGGYRCACTPPAEYSPVQRQCLSPEEMDVDECQDPTACRPGRCVNLPGSYRCECRPPWVPGPSGRDCQRPESPAERAPERRDVCWGQRGDDGMCAGPLAGPALTFDDCCCRQGRGWGAQCRPCPPRGAGSQCPTSQSESNSFWDTSPLLLGKPAREEDSSEEDSDECRCVSGRCVPRPGGAVCECPGGFQLDASRARCVDIDECRELNQRGLLCKTERCVNTSGSYRCVCKAGFARSRTHGACVPQRRR